From the genome of Pseudomonas putida:
CTGGTGGCCCATGCCCTGCACCGCCACAGTCCGCGCTCGGCCTCGCCGTTCATCGCCCTGAACATGGCGGCCATACCCAAGGACCTGATGGAGTCGGAACTGTTCGGCCATGAGAAAGGCGCCTTCACCGGCGCCGCCAACCTGCGCCGCGGGCGTTTCGAACAAGCCGATGGCGGTACGCTGTTCCTCGACGAAATCGGCGACATGCCGGCCGACACCCAGACCCGCCTGCTGCGGGTGCTGGCCGATGGCGAGTTCTATCGCGTCGGTGGCCATGTACCGGTCAAGGTCGACGTGCGGATCATCGCCGCCACCCACCAGAACCTCGAGTCGTTGGTACAGGCGGGCAAGTTCCGTGAGGACTTGTTCCACCGCCTCAACGTGATCCGCATCCACATTCCGCGCCTGGCCGACCGCCGCGAAGACATCCCGGCGCTGGCACGCCACTTCCTCGGCCGCGCCGCCCAGGAGTTGGCAGTGGAGCCCAAGTTGCTGAAGCCGGAAACCGAAGAGTTCATCCGCAACCTGCCATGGCCAGGCAACGTACGCCAGCTGGAGAACACCTGCCGCTGGATCACCGTGATGGCCTCCAGCCGCGAAGTGCTGATCGGCGACCTGCCCCCCGAACTGCTCAACCTGCCGCAGGACGCGGCACCGGTCACAAACTGGGAGCAGGCCCTGCGCCAATGGGCCGATCAGGCCCTTGCCCGTGGCCAGTCGAACCTGCTCGACAGCGCAGTGCCCAGCTTCGAGCGGATCATGATCGAGACCGCGCTCAAGCATACCGCCGGCCGTCGGCGCGATGCGGCGCTGCTGCTGGGCTGGGGGCGCAACACCCTCACCCGCAAGATCAAGGAACTGGGCATGAACGTGGACGGCGCAGACGATGACGAAGGTGACGATCACTGATCATCAGTCCAACCGTTGAGATCCTGGGGCCGCTTTGCGGCCCCAGTCGTTTCTGCCCTTTCGTGCACCGATGTTGTGCTGCGCGCACCCCGCGAAGGCATAAATCCCCTCAAAAGCCGGCCAAATCACCCGCAAACGCACTGTTTACGGGGTTTTCAAAGTTGGCACGCCACCTGCA
Proteins encoded in this window:
- the ntrC gene encoding nitrogen regulation protein NR(I), which produces MSRSETVWIVDDDRSIRWVLEKALQQEGMTTQSFDSADGVMGRLARQQPDVIISDIRMPGASGLDLLAQIREQHPRLPVIIMTAHSDLDSAVASYQGGAFEYLPKPFDVDEAVSLVKRANQHAQEQQGLDVPQNLTRTPEIIGEAPAMQEVFRAIGRLSHSNITVLINGESGTGKELVAHALHRHSPRSASPFIALNMAAIPKDLMESELFGHEKGAFTGAANLRRGRFEQADGGTLFLDEIGDMPADTQTRLLRVLADGEFYRVGGHVPVKVDVRIIAATHQNLESLVQAGKFREDLFHRLNVIRIHIPRLADRREDIPALARHFLGRAAQELAVEPKLLKPETEEFIRNLPWPGNVRQLENTCRWITVMASSREVLIGDLPPELLNLPQDAAPVTNWEQALRQWADQALARGQSNLLDSAVPSFERIMIETALKHTAGRRRDAALLLGWGRNTLTRKIKELGMNVDGADDDEGDDH